A section of the Acanthochromis polyacanthus isolate Apoly-LR-REF ecotype Palm Island chromosome 1, KAUST_Apoly_ChrSc, whole genome shotgun sequence genome encodes:
- the ncmap gene encoding noncompact myelin-associated protein, translated as MQASTASPVTNTTATSNTTAVTKTREQILIQSSGAMIAVIVIGIIIILAILLIILKTYNRRTHASRVLGARGGSKPRPKLSQSTVQSNMPLSTTGINSVSGSITNSNPALENGFHLPRAELSSVEENHLEQFSTTSGSTVVTIHDNPSFGNT; from the exons ATGCAAGCTTCAACTGCCTCACCTGTGACCAACACTACAGCAACTTCGAACACAACCGCCGTCACAAAGACCAGAGAACAAATACTCATCCAGA GTTCTGGCGCTATGATCGCTGTCATCGTCATAGGCATCATCATCATTCTCGCCATTCTACTGATCATACTGAAGACATACAACAG GCGAACACATGCGTCCAGAGTCCTGGGAGCCAGGGGGGGCTCCAAACCTCGTCCTAAGTTATCACAATCCACCGTTCAGAGCAACATGCCGCTGAGCACCACTGGAATCAACTCGGTGTCGGGCAGCATCACCAACTCAAACCCGGCCTTGGAGAACGGCTTCCATCTGCCCAGAGCAGAGCTCAGCAGCGTGGAGGAAAATCACTTAGAGCAGTTCAGCACCACCAGCGGCTCCACAGTGGTCACCATACACGATAATCCGTCGTTCGGAAACACGTAA